DNA sequence from the Leptospira kanakyensis genome:
TTCCGTCTCCACTTTTTGCTGCTTTCAAAATAGCATCAACAGTTGGTTTTACGAATTCATCGTTTACAGCAATTTCCAATCGAACTTTTCTAAGTAAATTTACAGTGTATTCGTGACCACGAAATACCTCTGTTTTACCTTTTTGTTGTCCGTAACCTTGAACGTCAGATACTGTTAGACGGTAGATTTCGTTTTTAGTTAATTCAGCTTTAACTTCTTCCAACTTATGTGGTTGGATGATTGCAATGATCATTTTCATAATGTTATACTCCTATTCCCTTAACCACGAGCTCGGATATTGAAATCAGGGTAAGCTTCTGCTCCGTGTTCCCCAAGATCCAAACCACTAAGTTCTTCTTCTTCACCAACTCGGATTCCACCAGCCAATTTCAAGACATACCATAGGATGAAAGAAACTACGAATGTGAAACCACCGATAGCAAGGATTCCAATAAGTTGAGTTAGAATGGAAGGAACTTCTACTCCAGCAGGGGCACCTTCATATCCGAAGATTGCTACTGCTAATGTTCCCCAAATACCACAAACTAAGTGAACAGAAGTTGCACCCACCGGGTCATCAATTTTGATTTTGTCAAAGAAAAGAACTGATAATACAACGAGAGTTCCTGACACAGCACCAATGATGGCAGCAGACGTTGGGCTCACAATCGCACAAGGTGCAGTGATACCAACAAGACCAGCAAGTGTTCCGTTAAGGATCATACCAAGATCAGGTTTTTTCAAAATGACCCAAGCAGTGACTGTAGATGCAAGTGCACCAAGAGCAGCTGAAATGTTAGTAGTCACAATCACATGTGCCATTACACTTCCGTCACCAACACCCATAGTAGAACCTGGGTTAAATCCAAACCAACCGAGCCAAAGGATAAGAGTTCCAAGAGCTGCAGATGTCATGTTATGACCAAGAATTGGTTTGATTCTACCATCAGGTAAATACTTTCCTTTTCTAGCTCCAAGAACGATGGCACCAGCAAGAGCGGCCCAACCACCTACAGAGTGTACTACGGTAGATCCGGCAAAGTCATGGAAACCAAGTGCGGAAATCCATCCACCACCCCATACCCAGTGACCAGTAAATGGATATAAAAATGCGACAAGAATAAAGGAGAAGATAAGGAAGGAATGAAATTTAATTCGTTCTGCCACAGCTCCAGATACGATGGTTGCTGCTGTTGCTGCAAAAACCAATTGAAAGAAAAATTTCGCAAATAGAGGAATACCTGTCCAATTCATAGATGAATAAACACCTTGGTATGCATCACCAATTGCGGGTGAGTTATCAGCTCCACCTAAGAAAAAAAGGCCTTCACTTGCTAAATAAGGAGATCCATCACCAAACATCAAACCCCAACCGATCGCCCAGTAGGAGAAAGTTGCGGCAGCAAAAACGATAAAGTTTTTAGCGAGAATGTTCACGGTGTTCTTTGATTGAGCAAAACCCGATTCAACGAGAGCAAAACCGGCATTCATAAAGAATACCAACATACCAGCGACTAACACCCACAAGGTGTCTAAACCTACTGTTAAAGTTTGGATTGCTTTTGCGGTTTCCTCTGCTGGGTTCGCGACGGTTGCAGCTTCATCTGCAAAAAGGAACATCGGAACAACCAGGAGCAGGAAGGCGATTGATTTGAAATACTGTTTCATATTACCATGTTTCCTTTCCATGTTATTTGTTTAGAAACAGTGCAAGATTGGTACCCGGACTGAATTCCTATGCCAAAGAAAGGAAAAAAAACTAGATAATGCCTAGAAACCCTCCATTTTGTATAAATTTATTATGAAATGGAATTGAATGCTCAGAACCTATGCCCATAAACCGAGAACATTCTGCTTATGATGAGACCATATAGTTCGTTTTTTAAGCAAGACCCAGCCCCGGAACTTGGGAACCTCTTTAAAAAAACCCAATCGGAATGCCAAGAAATCCCCTCTAATAGAAGTGACTGAAGAAAGAATTCGGCCCTGCAATGAAAAACCCTTAAATACTAGCGGACACTATGTCCTCTATTGGATGCAAGCCTATCGCCGGTTTGATTCGAATCATGCTTTTGCTTATGCAGTAAATTTAGCAAAAAAACATAAAAAAGAACTGATCGTTTACGAGGGACTTCGTTCTGACTACCCTTGGAATTCAGAAAGGATTCACAGGTTCATCATCGAAGGGATGTATGACAACCAAACAAGAGCAGACGAACTAGGTATCAATTATTGGTCGTTTGTCGAATCAAAATCAAATCCGGCACGAGGGATTCTAAAAGAAATCTCCAAAAATGCCGTCGCCATAGTCACAGATGATTTTCCTTGTTTTATCATCCCAGAACAAACTGCGAAACTTGCAAGTAAGGTGGGTTGCCCCCTTTATGCAGTGGATAGTAATTCTCTACTCCCACTCTCTCGGTTTGCCAAAGAAGCCAGTGCCGCAAGGATTCTACGAATTTGGATTCATAAAGAGTTCCTAAAAGGGATACCTGAAATGGCCAAACCAAAATGGACAAAGGAAGATTTACGGGACTTAAATCAAAATTCGAGGCCACCAAAAGGATTCGGGTTACCTAACAATCTAGATTCTTTTTTAAAAACTTTTGAATTTAAAGATTTAGTTCCTCCCGCCAAAGGAGTGAAAGGTGGCCGTAACGAAGCTTTAAAAATTTTAAAATCCTTTATCACAAAAAAAATACAAGAATATGAAACTGGCCGCTCAAATCCAAATCCTCCAGATATAACAGCTACAAGCGGACTTTCTCCTTACCTTCATTTTGGACATATTGGAATCGAAGACATTTTCCAAGCTGCTTTAGAATCTAAAACAAAATGGAATCCAGAAAGGATGAGCCACCAGAAACCAGGCGATCGTGAAAATTTTTATTCAGAGTCCACTTCCACCAATCACTTCTTAGATGAACTAATCACATGGAGAGACATCGGATATTTATTTTTTTGGAAATCCAAACCAAAGAATATCAATTTAGAAAATCTTCCCGATTGGGTGAAAACCAATTTTAAAAAACATAAATCGGATACAAGAGAGTATATTTATAATTTAGAACAGTTTGAATCTGCGAAAACTCATGATGAACTTTGGAACGCTGCCCAAATTGAACTAATGAAAACCGGTAGAATGCATAACTATATGCGAATGTTATGGGGAAAAAAAGTAATCGAGTGGACAAAATCCTACGAAGAAGCCTTCCAAATTTTGGAACATCTAAACAATAAATATGCCTACGATGGAAGAAATCCCAATTCTTATACGGGGATTTTATGGTGTTTTGGATTGTTTGACAGACCTTGGTTTCCTGAACGAAATGTGTTTGGGAATGTAAGGTTTATGTCTTCCGATTCAACAAAAAAGAAGTTTAAAATGAAATCGTATTTGGAGTATATTGGTGAACTGAGCGGAACCTCCGACTCACTTTTCCATGACTGAAGAAAACTTACCTACTACATTTGAAGAAACAAAATCTAAGTTTGATTCAATTTACTTTTATTTTGTGATTTTGTTCAATGATTCCATCCATGAGTTTTCTTACGTAGAAGATTGTTTGATGAAACTTTGTTTTAAAACAAAAAAAGAAGCCAAAAAAATTGCTATGGAAGCACATAGCAACGGTAAAGCAGTGTGTTTTCAAGGTAGTATGGAAGAATGTGAAACAGTTGCTGAGAATATGACAACTGCCAACTTAACAGTTATACTTGGCGTATAAAAGATTCATTGGCATTTGAATTAATTAAGTAATCAAATCCCTGGTCTTGGTTTTACCTTTGTGACAAAGTACACTTTGACCGGTTCTGCTTTCCCTTTTAAGGAAAGTTCTTTGATGTCTTCATATTCAATGTATTCGCTACCTCCTGCAGCAAGAAAGGCAGCTTCCGAAACAGCTACTTTGCCAGGGATTCCATGACTTTCGAGCCTAGCCGCTGTATTGACAGCATCACCGATAACAGTATAGTCCATTCGTTTGACAGAACCAATGTTACCGACAATTGCTTCCCCAAAATTAACACCGATCCGCAAACGAAAGGTTCCCGGCGGAAGACCAAGGTCACGATTGATTTCTTCCATTCGTTTTTGCATATCTACGGCACAGGCTACAGCTTTATAAGCATCTAGTTCGGTTTGTTTGGGTGCTCCCCAGAATGCCATAATGGCATCCCCGATGAATTTATCCAAGGTAGCCGAATAATGAAAAATCAAATCGGACAAGGATTCAAAAATTGTATTTAGGTTTTGAAGAACAACTCCAGGTGGATTTTTTTCTGCAAAAGTAGTAAACCCAACAATATCGGAAAATAAAGTAGCAATTTCCCTTTCTTCACCACCTAACTTTATATTGTCGGCAACGATGGTCTCCATAACAGCAGGCGAAAAATAACGAGAAAGTCTGTCTTTTTCTTCTCTTTGTTTTTCCACAAGCCTCCTTGAATCTATCATGTTTTTGACAATCGAAAGGGCGACCGAAACGGAAAATGCGGCAAAGGCATAATCTTTTACGTAGGTATGACTTGGATACCATTCCCATTGCATTTCCACAAAGATATCATTTAGCATAAGAACAATAAATGCCAAAAATCCAAGAGAGACCGTTCCCATAGACGGAACCTTTCTTCCTAGGAAAATGATATAGAACAACGCTCCTCCCAGTAAAATTGTTACAAAACTCCAATAGAAGAAAAACTTAGAAAGAAAGAGAAAGTTAGGTGATACAAGGACTATAACAATGGAAAGTAAACCAGCAAAATCAATGTATCTGTTTGTGGTTTTGATCCAACCCTGCCTAACATGGGCGAAACGAACGATAAAATTGAAAAGTAAATGGACGAGGCCAATCCAAGCCAGATACTCTATTTTTTTGATCCAAAATCCATCACCAACAACAGAATAAATAATTTGGCTTTGAAACAAAGTATTTAGAGCCATAAAAATGGAACCTAACGCAAAATAAACGGTAGCATCATCCTCGTTTCGAAACAAAAACTGCCAATATAAATAAAAACTTCCAAGTAACAAAGTAAGTACGATGACAAAAATCTTTTTGAAATCATTCCAATATTCTGCTCGTTCTGAATACTTCACCGAAGATACATAAAATTTATCATGAGACAGTCCAGGACTCAAAGGATACTTTGCATAAACTCTGACAGCAAGGATGTTGGGTTCATCTGTTTTTAAACTGTCGATAGGAATTTGGTAAAATCGAATTTTATCACTATAGAGAGATTTATCTTCTAACTGGGCATTTTCTTCTGTGTCCAAATGAAGGCCCGTCCCACCGATGAATTTCCCATTCCAATATACGGCATCTGCTTGGGAGATTTGCCCTAGTCGCACCGATAGGTTCCGTGATTTGAATCGGGTTCGGATGTCTTCTTCGGTAATTCGAATTTCGGTTCTATACCAAGCATATCCTTTGTAAGATTCCAAATATTTAGGAAAGTCTGGAAAATAGAATTCTCCGTCACCATCCTTCACCTTATTCCAAGCGGTTTGTACTTGGAAACCGGAGATCCATCCATTTCGGACTGATTCTCCTAGTTGGGTTTGGGCATGGGCGAATCGTAAGGCTCTTGTTTGTCCGTTTTCTTCATCTAAATACAAATCGTCTTCTTCTGATTCTGTCACAAGGGGGGAATCACCGGGTTTGAAACTCCATTTATGGACTGACTGGCCAAAGGAAGTTTCTGACCTAAGGTCTAAAATCTGGTTGGTGAGGAGAACTTGTGCCGATAGGCTTGAGAGAAATCCCGCAAGAAGAAGGATTGTATACACAAAACAAAAGAGTCTTTTCGAAAAAACCATGTCGGAAATCTTATAAAAATCAAAAGGAACTGGCAAGTATAAAACATTGGATAAAGTCATTGTGGAAAGTTTAGATTCCGATTTTTCAGGAATCGTCACTGCACCTAACGGAAAAAAGGTGAATGTATTTTTTGCTTATCCAGGAGATGAACTTCATGTGGAGTATGTCAAACGCAGGCCAAGACAAAGGTCGTTGCGTATCCAAGAAACCATCCGTAACCATGATTGGAAACTTGTCCGATGCAATGTGTTTGGAGAATGTGGGGGATGCACCGGCCAACATATAGATTACGCAAAACAATTAGAACTAAAATTTTCACCCATCCTCCAATCCTTCCAAAAAGATTTAGGAATTTCCATCACACCCCTTCCAACGGCTAAAATTTATGAATATAGGTCACGAATGGATTTTTCCGTTTTCCCTGGGCCAATCATCGGCCAAAGACAAAGAGGGAATTTTCGAAAGGTGGTTCCTATTTCCTCTTGTTCCATCCAATCCAATTGGGCAAATGATGCTCTAAAAGATGTACAATCTGTACTAGAACAAATACCAGAAGTAATCTGGGACAGAAAAAATGAAGATGGTGGGCTCAAATATCTCACCATTCGAAAAGCTCAAAATACCGATGATGGAATTTTAATTTTTACTTTTACTGATGGATACGAATCACATCCTTCTATGGAAAAATTTCGTAACCTCTGTTTGCTGTCTTTAAAACAAGAGTCCTTATTATTTTGTTACAATAGACCCAAGTCGGAAGTTTCTGCTTTTGGGCGTCCGGAAATTTTAAGAGGCAAATCCACATTTACTGAAAATGTTTTGGGAGAAACCTTTCAGATTCCATTTGATTCTTTTTTCCAACCAAACCCAGCAGGATTTTTACCGATCCTTTCCTTTATCAAGGAACGAATTCCCAAATCGGGAAAAAATCTTATCGATTTATTTTGTGGAAATGGTTTCTTTTCTTTGTTATACGGTGATTCATTCGAAAATGTGGATGGTTATGAACTGACCGAATCCTCCATCTCCATTGCATCTTCCACTTTCCAAAATCGATACCCAAACAAATCCCATTCATTCCAAATCGCAAACCTCTTTATGTCGACGGAACTTCTGAAACAAAAAGAGGAAGCCACACTCATTTTGGATCCTCCCCGGGCCGGTGCTGGGAAATTAGTCACTCAATGGATTCGTGATTTTGGTCCAGAATATGTATTCTATGTCTCCTGTAACCCTTACTCCCAAAAAGAAGATGTATCTACTTTCCTGCCAAATTATGATTTTGTAGATGGAATCCTAATCGATCCCTACCCTCACACGCCCCATACGGAATCCGTACTTTTCTTTCAAAGAAAGCGCACATAAATCCCTTCACCAATTTTGAATTTTCTCCGAAATTAGAAAGGAGGGTACTATGAAGATTCAAAAATCGATTTTATTTTTATGTTTGGCCATCTTAGGGCAAATCGGTTGTGCGAGTGTGATGGTAACTAATTGGACACCAGATGATTCTGGTTTCAAAACAAAACCAGTTCGTGTGTTACTCGGTTATGCGACTGATGAAGAGGTGTTTAAGTCTACAGGAGAAATCATTGTTCGAGATGCAAACGACCTCACCATTAAAAAAGCTTATGATTTTTTATCTTTAAATCCCACAGTTCTAAAAGCCCCAATTTCCATTCAAAGCAATTCAGAATGGATTGAATACAAGGGAGTGAGTTACAGAGGAACAATTTTACTCAAACCAATTGATGGAAAAATTTATATTATCAATTTAGTTCCGGTTGAGGCCTATCTTTTATCGGTTGTTCCTTCTGAGGTAAGTGCTTCTTGGCCAAAAGAAGCTCTCAAAGCCCAAGCGATTTGTGCTAGAACCTACGTGGTCAGAGAAATGTTAAATCGCAAAAAACAAGAGTTTGACGTTGATACTTCTACCAATACACAAGTTTATAAGGGAAAGAATAAAGAACACCGAAATACTTCGGAAGCAGTTTTTGAAACAGAAGGTCTGATCCTCATTCACAAAGGACAACCCATTCAAAGTTTTTTCCATTCCAATGCCGGTGGATATACGGAAGACCCAGCCAACGTTTGGGGAAGTCCTGTTGAATATTTAAAACCAGTACCATCAGAATATGATAAAGATGGAGACCAATATTCCTGGGAAGAAAAATGGAAAACAGATTTTATAAATACCAACTTACGTGACTTAGGTGTAGGTGAGATCCAAGATATTATTGTCAGTAGTCGATTCCCCTCTTCTCGAGTGAATGAAATTGAAATCATTGGAGCTTCTGGATCCAAAAAAATCAAAGCGACTGAGTTTCGAAAAAAATTGGGAGCAACCAAATTAAAATCCACAAGATTTGGAATTCGTAAAGAAGAGTCTGGAGATTTTTATGTGAAGGGACTTGGCTCAGGACATGGAGTGGGAATGTCTCAGTGGGGAAGTTTTGCCATGGCAAAAAGTCAGTTCAACCACAGGGAAATCCTACAACACTACTTCAAAGGAATCGAATTCGCAAGGATTGTCGCGAGGTAATTTTCTCCGTTTTTCGGTTTCCCTTGGTTCCTAGTTTTAGAATCTGACTTTAGGTTCTAAATCTTATGGCTACAGTTGAAGAATACCTCTCCCAAATCAAAGACCTGACGATTGTACCGCCGGTCTTACTTTCCGTACTTTCCCTAGATGATGACAACGAACTCTCCTTTGGGGAATTAGAAAAAAAAGTCCAATCAGACCAAGTCTTAGTAGCAAGACTTTTAAAACTTGCGAACTCACCATTTTTCTCTAGAGGAAATCCTGTAGCTAACATGAAACAGGTGATCACTCGACTGGGATTCAAAACCGTTCGAAGTATGGTAGCGATGTCTATGACAGACTCGTTATTTAGCCAAGGTAATTATAAAAAATTTAGAGATGAAGTTTGGGATCATTCTGTTGCCAAAGGGATTTTTGCACAAATTCTTTGTGAAGAGAAAAAATTCAAAAAAGAAGCGGAACTTGCCATCACCTGCGGACTGATGCAAGATCTCGGTAGAATTGTACTCAATACCATTGATCGAACAAAATATGTAGAAGTGCTTACCGAATTCCAAACTTCTGATGTCAGTTTGATTTCCTTAGAGAAAAAATTCTTTGGAGTGGATTCTTACGAAATGGGAAGTGCGGCAGCAAAACTTTGGAAGATGCCAAACATCATCATTTCCTCTATTGAAGATTTGGCAAAACCTGTTACCGAACAATCGGCTCTCGGTCAAATCATTGGATTTGCTGGTGTGATTGCAAAACTAACGGGCCATGGCAAACAAGAACCAGGAACCACAGAAAAGTTTGAGGAATACAAACAAATCCTAAACCTTGAAATTGAAGACC
Encoded proteins:
- a CDS encoding HDOD domain-containing protein; the protein is MATVEEYLSQIKDLTIVPPVLLSVLSLDDDNELSFGELEKKVQSDQVLVARLLKLANSPFFSRGNPVANMKQVITRLGFKTVRSMVAMSMTDSLFSQGNYKKFRDEVWDHSVAKGIFAQILCEEKKFKKEAELAITCGLMQDLGRIVLNTIDRTKYVEVLTEFQTSDVSLISLEKKFFGVDSYEMGSAAAKLWKMPNIIISSIEDLAKPVTEQSALGQIIGFAGVIAKLTGHGKQEPGTTEKFEEYKQILNLEIEDQKVFLTAKDEKLKTNELYQFCSTL
- a CDS encoding SpoIID/LytB domain-containing protein; translation: MKIQKSILFLCLAILGQIGCASVMVTNWTPDDSGFKTKPVRVLLGYATDEEVFKSTGEIIVRDANDLTIKKAYDFLSLNPTVLKAPISIQSNSEWIEYKGVSYRGTILLKPIDGKIYIINLVPVEAYLLSVVPSEVSASWPKEALKAQAICARTYVVREMLNRKKQEFDVDTSTNTQVYKGKNKEHRNTSEAVFETEGLILIHKGQPIQSFFHSNAGGYTEDPANVWGSPVEYLKPVPSEYDKDGDQYSWEEKWKTDFINTNLRDLGVGEIQDIIVSSRFPSSRVNEIEIIGASGSKKIKATEFRKKLGATKLKSTRFGIRKEESGDFYVKGLGSGHGVGMSQWGSFAMAKSQFNHREILQHYFKGIEFARIVAR
- a CDS encoding class I SAM-dependent RNA methyltransferase, whose translation is MDKVIVESLDSDFSGIVTAPNGKKVNVFFAYPGDELHVEYVKRRPRQRSLRIQETIRNHDWKLVRCNVFGECGGCTGQHIDYAKQLELKFSPILQSFQKDLGISITPLPTAKIYEYRSRMDFSVFPGPIIGQRQRGNFRKVVPISSCSIQSNWANDALKDVQSVLEQIPEVIWDRKNEDGGLKYLTIRKAQNTDDGILIFTFTDGYESHPSMEKFRNLCLLSLKQESLLFCYNRPKSEVSAFGRPEILRGKSTFTENVLGETFQIPFDSFFQPNPAGFLPILSFIKERIPKSGKNLIDLFCGNGFFSLLYGDSFENVDGYELTESSISIASSTFQNRYPNKSHSFQIANLFMSTELLKQKEEATLILDPPRAGAGKLVTQWIRDFGPEYVFYVSCNPYSQKEDVSTFLPNYDFVDGILIDPYPHTPHTESVLFFQRKRT
- a CDS encoding ATP-dependent Clp protease adaptor ClpS is translated as MTEENLPTTFEETKSKFDSIYFYFVILFNDSIHEFSYVEDCLMKLCFKTKKEAKKIAMEAHSNGKAVCFQGSMEECETVAENMTTANLTVILGV
- a CDS encoding ammonium transporter, yielding MKQYFKSIAFLLLVVPMFLFADEAATVANPAEETAKAIQTLTVGLDTLWVLVAGMLVFFMNAGFALVESGFAQSKNTVNILAKNFIVFAAATFSYWAIGWGLMFGDGSPYLASEGLFFLGGADNSPAIGDAYQGVYSSMNWTGIPLFAKFFFQLVFAATAATIVSGAVAERIKFHSFLIFSFILVAFLYPFTGHWVWGGGWISALGFHDFAGSTVVHSVGGWAALAGAIVLGARKGKYLPDGRIKPILGHNMTSAALGTLILWLGWFGFNPGSTMGVGDGSVMAHVIVTTNISAALGALASTVTAWVILKKPDLGMILNGTLAGLVGITAPCAIVSPTSAAIIGAVSGTLVVLSVLFFDKIKIDDPVGATSVHLVCGIWGTLAVAIFGYEGAPAGVEVPSILTQLIGILAIGGFTFVVSFILWYVLKLAGGIRVGEEEELSGLDLGEHGAEAYPDFNIRARG
- a CDS encoding adenylate/guanylate cyclase domain-containing protein, giving the protein MVFSKRLFCFVYTILLLAGFLSSLSAQVLLTNQILDLRSETSFGQSVHKWSFKPGDSPLVTESEEDDLYLDEENGQTRALRFAHAQTQLGESVRNGWISGFQVQTAWNKVKDGDGEFYFPDFPKYLESYKGYAWYRTEIRITEEDIRTRFKSRNLSVRLGQISQADAVYWNGKFIGGTGLHLDTEENAQLEDKSLYSDKIRFYQIPIDSLKTDEPNILAVRVYAKYPLSPGLSHDKFYVSSVKYSERAEYWNDFKKIFVIVLTLLLGSFYLYWQFLFRNEDDATVYFALGSIFMALNTLFQSQIIYSVVGDGFWIKKIEYLAWIGLVHLLFNFIVRFAHVRQGWIKTTNRYIDFAGLLSIVIVLVSPNFLFLSKFFFYWSFVTILLGGALFYIIFLGRKVPSMGTVSLGFLAFIVLMLNDIFVEMQWEWYPSHTYVKDYAFAAFSVSVALSIVKNMIDSRRLVEKQREEKDRLSRYFSPAVMETIVADNIKLGGEEREIATLFSDIVGFTTFAEKNPPGVVLQNLNTIFESLSDLIFHYSATLDKFIGDAIMAFWGAPKQTELDAYKAVACAVDMQKRMEEINRDLGLPPGTFRLRIGVNFGEAIVGNIGSVKRMDYTVIGDAVNTAARLESHGIPGKVAVSEAAFLAAGGSEYIEYEDIKELSLKGKAEPVKVYFVTKVKPRPGI
- a CDS encoding deoxyribodipyrimidine photolyase — its product is MTEERIRPCNEKPLNTSGHYVLYWMQAYRRFDSNHAFAYAVNLAKKHKKELIVYEGLRSDYPWNSERIHRFIIEGMYDNQTRADELGINYWSFVESKSNPARGILKEISKNAVAIVTDDFPCFIIPEQTAKLASKVGCPLYAVDSNSLLPLSRFAKEASAARILRIWIHKEFLKGIPEMAKPKWTKEDLRDLNQNSRPPKGFGLPNNLDSFLKTFEFKDLVPPAKGVKGGRNEALKILKSFITKKIQEYETGRSNPNPPDITATSGLSPYLHFGHIGIEDIFQAALESKTKWNPERMSHQKPGDRENFYSESTSTNHFLDELITWRDIGYLFFWKSKPKNINLENLPDWVKTNFKKHKSDTREYIYNLEQFESAKTHDELWNAAQIELMKTGRMHNYMRMLWGKKVIEWTKSYEEAFQILEHLNNKYAYDGRNPNSYTGILWCFGLFDRPWFPERNVFGNVRFMSSDSTKKKFKMKSYLEYIGELSGTSDSLFHD
- a CDS encoding P-II family nitrogen regulator, which encodes MKMIIAIIQPHKLEEVKAELTKNEIYRLTVSDVQGYGQQKGKTEVFRGHEYTVNLLRKVRLEIAVNDEFVKPTVDAILKAAKSGDGKIGDGKIFITPLEEVIRIRTGEKGKSAI